The Arachis ipaensis cultivar K30076 chromosome B07, Araip1.1, whole genome shotgun sequence genome includes a window with the following:
- the LOC107608525 gene encoding auxin response factor 12: MKEQSGTPLASLPRPQPQVEWNELGYSSWDTQTSQNLKRPLEATLLENTFLTSPCMPHYDNGTVEMNIHLKPQLGNNTRSRLWIPQQEESVAKRALLQQKNATLPKVNRKGHLAGSGSCSVSIIPQNDQHFLTELDQHSFEIHNPLSPDIFKLEPEVLSDPVNPQSQNWSSSVVGIPQSDSATVNGLIPLQDTDEWMVHSSCQQGLQEHRILRSEAVLRNLSAKSNNPGEIWGNTSVDVSSASATMVEPSNSSAILDEFCTLQDKDFQKLSDCIVSNFSMSQDVQSQITSASLAESHVFSVQDLAIDAGGASSSHADFNECSFLQNNSRPRVASKAPPRRTYTKVQRAGSVGRSIDVTAFKNYEELIHAIESMFGLEGLLNDDTRGRDSEWKLVYVDYENDVLLVGDDPWGEFVNCVRCIRILSPTELKKMSKEGMQLLNSGALQRINGHLH, translated from the exons ATGAAGGAACAATCAGGCACGCCCCTTGCATCGTTGCCTCGGCCTCAACCTCAG GTGGAGTGGAATGAGCTTGGATATAGTTCATGGGACACTCAGACTTCTCAAAATCTTAAGAGGCCATTAGAAGCTACATTGTTGG AGAACACTTTCCTAACAAGTCCCTGCATGCCACATTATGATAATGGAACTGTTGAAATGAATATTCATTTGAAACCTCAACTTGGAAACAACACTAGATCCCGTTTATGGATTCCTCAGCAAGAAGAATCTGTTGCTAAGAGAGCTCTCTTACAACAGAAGAACGCAACGCTGCCTAAGGTTAACCGAAAAGGTCATCTTGCAGGTTCAGGTTCATGTTCAGTTAGCATAATACCACAGAATGATCAACATTTTCTAACTGAACTAGATCAACATTCTTTTGAAATTCATAATCCTTTATCTCCTGACATTTTTAAATTAGAACCTGAGGTGTTAAGTGATCCTGTTAATCCTCAAAGTCAAAATTGGAGTTCATCAGTGGTTGGTATTCCCCAATCTGATTCTGCCACTGTGAATGGCCTAATTCCTCTGCAAGATACAGATGAATGGATGGTGCATTCTTCTTGCCAACAAGGATTGCAAGAACATCGTATATTAAGATCTGAAGCAGTTTTGAGGAATCTCTCAGCTAAAAGCAACAATCCTGGTGAAATTTGGGGTAACACCAGTGTTGATGTTAGCAGTGCAAGTGCCACCATGGTTGAGCCTTCGAATTCAAGTGCCATTTTGGATGAATTTTGCACACTTCAGGACAAGGATTTTCAGAAACTATCAGATTGCATCGTGAGCAACTTCAGTATGAGCCAGGATGTCCAGTCACAGATAACATCAGCAAGTCTAGCTGAGTCCCATGTGTTTTCTGTGCAAGACCTCGCCATCGACGCAGGTGGTGCATCTTCAAGCCATGCTGATTTTAATGAATGCAGCTTTCTGCAAAATAATTCAAGGCCGCGAGTAGCTTCGAAAGCTCCACCCAGGCGTACCTATACTAAG GTACAAAGGGCTGGTTCTGTAGGAAGATCAATTGATGTCACTGCTTTCAAGAACTATGAGGAACTGATACATGCAATTGAATCCATGTTCGGACTCGAGGGTCTGCTTAATGACGACACCAGAGGCAGAGATTCAGAATGGAAGTTAGTATATGTTGATTATGAGAATGATGTTCTACTTGTTGGGGATGATCCTTGGGG GGAATTTGTGAACTGCGTCCGCTGCATCAGAATTTTGTCACCTACAGAGCTTAAGAAGATGAGCAAAGAGGGAATGCAGCTTCTAAATAGTGGTGCATTGCAACGGATCAATGGTCACTTGCACTAA